A single genomic interval of Theropithecus gelada isolate Dixy chromosome 16, Tgel_1.0, whole genome shotgun sequence harbors:
- the LOC112610142 gene encoding uncharacterized protein LOC112610142 has product MTIFELQTKPENPDPRTIRGSWLPALSEEFSAKARPRPGGGERAGRLESPSQSAPGQRNLPLAPGPGVQGPLSGQGPGRRRPQRRGRGLSGEEAVNSPSVRASPRRAPLPRPRRGPPRPSARPGAAAPGVRDTGGESGPLPGELRELAERPQEQRRGKSGLTCHYFLRHLGSTCQRPHKALWTPRVCIESARGFLAAGDAELPADLFVRVDVSLSAPAAALPGSQRAAGVAFRAGQTSSAPAARRGASALGNRPGTAGLRELGGRRVPESTSVEARFKKKEKNEPNATFYPLFTLPPAVSSSRRVT; this is encoded by the exons ATGACAATTTTTGAATTGCAAACAAAACCTGAGAATCCCGATCCAAGAACAATCAGAGGATCCTGGCTTCCAGCCCTGTCTGAAGAATTCTCAGCAAAGGCGAGG ccgcGACCCGGAGGAGGGGAACGTGCCGGGAGGCTCGAGTCCCCCTCCCAGAGTGCCCCGGGCCAGAGAAACCTCCCGCTGGCTCCCGGGCCGGGCGTGCAAGGCCCCCTCTCCGGCCAGGGCCCAGGGCGCCGCAGGCCCCAGCGGAGGGGAAGGGGACTAAGTGGGGAAGAAGCTGTAAACAGCCCCAGCGTCCGGGCCTCGCCTCGAAGAGCCCCGCTTCCCAGGCCCCGCCGCGGGCCGCCCCGGCCCTCAGCCCGCCCCGGGGCCGCCGCGCCCGGGGTCCGGGACACCGGAGGGGAGTCGGGTCCCCTCCCCGGAGAGCTCCGGGAGCTCGCGGAGCGGCCCCAGGAGCAGAGAAGGGGGAAGTCAGGACTTACCTGTCATTACTTTCTACGCCATCTTGGATCCACTTGTCAACGTCCCCACAAAGCATTATGG ACGCCCCGCGTCTGCATTGAATCAGCCCGAGGTTTCCTTGCCGCCGGCGACGCGGAGCTGCCCGCGGATTTATTTGTGCGCGTGGATGTAAGCCTTTCTGCTCCTGCGGCCGCGCTTCCAGGAAGCCAGCGAGCGGCCGGGGTCGCCTTCAGGGCCGGGCAGACCAGCTCCGCACCCGCCGCCCGGAGAGGTGCCTCTGCCCTGGGAAACCGCCCCGGGACCGCCGGGCTCCGGGAACTGGGAGGACGCCGTGTCCCCGAGTCCACCAGCGTCGAAGcacgatttaaaaaaaaagaaaaaaatgagccaaatGCAACTTTTTACCCCTTGTTTACTCTGCCTCCCGCGGTCTCCTCCTCCCGGCGGGTAACGTGA